A stretch of Coccidioides posadasii str. Silveira chromosome 2, complete sequence DNA encodes these proteins:
- a CDS encoding uncharacterized protein (EggNog:ENOG410PFIZ~COG:S~TransMembrane:2 (i63-83o142-162i)~BUSCO:2217at33183), translated as MKTALTAGRFCIRHQCFRSLPRATPRCRYFHPNPSTRFIFPPSPVHSPVWKWRFVWKRNWNRSSAISAALLAALTPVALLDIAENGNSDDDTTGELEMLAASSEEAQKSVPEDANAIMRGLWHVYIFLERYVFEVAATGMRFLHLVAIFVPVIVTVPIIWFGRRIRDRDDERTGTLWWYEFLVSAMERAGPAFIKLGQWAASRSDIFPPELCALMSSLHSHAPAHSFHVTKRTIRKAFNGLPFEDIFEEFDMEPLGVGAIAQVYKAKLRPDLSALNERNIADKPVKLREKVRKNVDVLVKSTPQRVPSSYVAVKVLHPRVDRIVRRDLQIMMFFARVINAIPTMEWLSLPDEVQKFGEMMKLQLDLRIEASNLSLFREHFKSRTTAWFPYPYIEYTTREVLVEEFAQGIPLTTFLKNGGGVYDREISREGLDAFLHMLLIDNFVHADLHPGNIMVRFYKPGQLDLSIRGHQLAPSTRHVALPDAPEKVLSRLAAWEGNPEAWTRELEKIDAEGYRPQIIFIDTGLVTQLNNANRRNFLDLFRAIAEFDGYKAGHLMVERSRQPDAVLNPEIFALKMQHLVLGVKGRTFALGNVKIGDVLSEVLYLVRAHHVRLEGDFVNVVISILLLEGIGRSLDPDLDLFKSALPILRQLGSGTTLLKSVREGDTSMLRVWMGLEARSFLQASISSVEWCVKYDQLSPNI; from the exons ATGAAAACGGCCCTCACCGCCGGCCGATTTTGCATCCGTCATCAATGTTTTCGAAGCCTGCCTAGAGCTACTCCGCGGTGTCGATATTTCCACCCCAACCCGTCTACTCGGTTCATATTTCCTCCTTCTCCGGTACACAGTCCCGTCTGGAAATGGCGATTCGTATGGAAGCGCAATTGGAACCGCTCTTCAGCGATAAGCGCTGCGCTGCTGGCTGCGCTGACTCCCGTTGCTCTTCTCGATATTGCGGAAAATGGAAATAGTGACGATGACACAACGGGTGAGCTAGAGATGCTTGCCGCGTCCAGTGAGGAGGCCCAGAAATCCGTACCGGAGGACGCGAATGCCATAATGAGGGGCCTGTGGCATGTGTATATATTCCTGGAGAGATATGTGTTTGAGGTGGCTGCGACTGGAATGCGGTTCTTACATCTGGTGGCTATATTCGTACCCGTGATTGTGACGGTTCCCATAATATGGTTTGGACGGAGGATAAGAGATCGGGATGATGAGAGGACCGGTACCCTATGGTGGTACGAGTTCCTAGTGTCGGCGATGGAGCGCGCAGGTCCTGCGTTTATCAAG CTGGGGCAATGGGCAGCGTCGAGGTCTGACATATTCCCGCCAGAATTATGTGCACTGATGTCTTCTCTGCATTCCCACGCACCAGCGCATTCATTTCATGTTACCAAGCGGACCATTCGGAAAGCTTTCAATGGGCTTCCATTTGAAGATATATTCGAAGAGTTTGATATGGAACCTCTGGGTGTGGGTGCCATTGCACAGGTCTACAAGGCTAAGCTTCGGCCTGACCTCTCGGCCTTGAACGAGAGGAATATAGCCGATAAGCCTGTAAAATTACGCGAAAAGGTTCGCAAGAATGTCGACGTCTTGGTGAAAAGCACTCCGCAGCGGGTCCCTTCTTCCTATGTCGCAGTCAAGGTGCTTCATCCTCGAGTGGACAGGATCGTTCGACGCGATTTGCAAATAATGATGTTTTTTGCCCGTGTGATTAATGCCATTCCAACTATGGAATGGTTATCATTGCCTGATGAAGTTCAGAAATTTGGCGAGATGATGAAATTACAATTGGATCTCCGGATTGAGGCGAGCAATTTATCTCTATTTCGAGAGCATTTCAAGTCACGAACTACAGCCTGGTTCCCCTATCCGTATATAGAATATACCACGAGAGAGGTACTTGTCGAGGAGTTTGCACAAGGAATTCCTCTCACAACGTTCCTCAAAAATGGGGGTGGTGTCTATGACCGTGAAATTTCTCGTGAAGGCCTTGATGCATTCTTACACATGCTCCTTATCGACAACTTTGTCCATGCCGATCTTCATCCAGGCAACATCATGGTTCGCTTCTATAAGCCTGGGCAATTAGACTTGTCCATCAGAGGCCACCAACTGGCCCCAAGTACCAGACATGTTGCTCTCCCCGATGCACCAGAGAAGGTCCTTTCCAGGCTTGCAGCATGGGAGGGCAACCCTGAAGCCTGGACTCGCGAACTTGAGAAGATAGATGCTGAAGGCTACAGACCGCAGATCATATTTATCGACACGGGTCTGGTAACCCAGCTTAACAACGCGAACCGGCGCAATTTTCTAGATTTATTCCGGGCCATCGCCGAGTTCGACGGGTATAAAGCAGGTCATCTCATGGTTGAGCGTTCCAGACAGCCGGATGCGGTTCTCAACCCAGAAATCTTCGCCTTGAAGATGCAACATCTTGTTCTTGGGGTCAAGGGCCGGACATTTGCATTGGGCAATGTCAAAATCGGAGACGTTTTGAGTGAAGTTTTGTATCTAGTTCGAGCACACCACGTACGACTTGAAGGGGACTTTGTGAATGTTGTCATTTCCATTTTGCTGCTGGAGGGAATCGGAAGAAGCTTGGATCCGGACCTTGATTTATTCAAGAG TGCCCTCCCCATCCTCCGCCAACTTGGCTCCGGTACAACCCTTCTTAAGTCTGTTCGTGAAGGTGACACTTCAATGCTCCGTGTCTGGATGGGTCTCGAGGCTCGTAGCTTCCTGCAGGCTAGCATTAGCAGTGTTGAGTGGTGCGTTAAGTACGACCAATTATCCCCAAACATATGA
- a CDS encoding uncharacterized protein (EggNog:ENOG410PJK1~COG:E): MERRPFSKTRSCPTSLPKEPLLISEDFFAGRETLHTATPSSPHILIIGGGVTGLTTAWLLLDRGYRVTIVSKEWATFGSEQRLTSQIAGALWELPPAGCGPQAVQEKLEMVQKWALESLKIYCKMTESEELAAAFGIKVTMCTSFHTNRIVDDVVKSKKMELVLGSKLEGFHWGMELLDKYGVNVNSHGGLKDAYEHMAPIIDTDVAMSFLMRLVKSKGAQLHTDTIHGDLLDQERHLLRTYHADAIVNATGVMGSETASDNTVYHLRGAVLRVINDGTDFPRVNNAMLVSTESRADGNFKDMAFIVPRNDNILILGSITQPNQWRVDLTPESRDIQDMRKRCEDLLPVLKNARLDPKYPLAQGTRPYRMKNVRVEHETRKTGSGRPSKVVHAYGHGGAGWSLAFGSARQVGRLVDGVLRNKHTAENEIMARL, encoded by the coding sequence ATGGAAAGAAGACCCTTCTCGAAAACCCGTTCTTGTCCGACATCTCTGCCTAAGGAACCTCTCCTGATCAGTGAGGATTTCTTTGCAGGCCGTGAAACACTTCATACAGCAACACCTTCATCTCCTCATATTTTGATCATCGGTGGAGGAGTGACAGGCTTGACGACGGCATGGCTGCTTTTAGATCGCGGTTATCGTGTCACGATCGTGTCCAAAGAATGGGCAACGTTCGGTTCTGAACAACGACTCACTTCCCAGATTGCAGGTGCGCTCTGGGAATTGCCTCCAGCCGGTTGCGGCCCCCAGGCAGTTCAGGAGAAACTTGAAATGGTGCAAAAATGGGCACTGGAAAGCCTGAAAATCTACTGCAAAATGACAGAGAGCGAAGAGCTCGCTGCAGCGTTCGGTATAAAAGTGACCATGTGCACTTCCTTCCACACAAACCGTATCGTGGACGATGTGGTGAAGTCCAAGAAGATGGAACTTGTTTTGGGCAGCAAGCTGGAAGGATTCCATTGGGGAATGGAATTGCTGGACAAATATGGAGTGAACGTGAATTCCCATGGTGGCTTAAAGGACGCCTACGAGCATATGGCACCGATTATCGACACAGATGTGGCGATGTCCTTTTTGATGAGGCTAGTCAAAAGCAAAGGAGCGCAATTGCACACTGACACAATCCATGGCGATCTACTCGACCAGGAACGACATCTCTTACGAACCTATCACGCCGACGCGATTGTGAACGCAACAGGGGTTATGGGATCAGAGACGGCTTCCGACAACACAGTTTACCACCTCCGTGGTGCAGTACTGCGGGTCATCAATGACGGAACGGACTTCCCGCGGGTCAATAATGCTATGCTTGTGTCTACGGAGAGCAGGGCGGATGGGAATTTCAAAGACATGGCTTTTATTGTACCTAGAAACGACAACATCCTTATCCTCGGGTCCATTACACAGCCCAACCAATGGCGGGTTGACTTAACACCTGAATCCCGCGATATACAGGACATGCGTAAACGGTGCGAGGACTTGCTTCCCGTTTTGAAAAATGCACGACTGGATCCAAAATACCCGTTGGCGCAAGGAACTCGTCCATATCGAATGAAAAATGTTCGCGTGGAGCACGAAACGAGGAAAACAGGTAGTGGAAGGCCAAGCAAGGTTGTTCACGCATATGGACATGGTGGCGCGGGGTGGTCTCTCGCATTTGGCTCTGCAAGGCAAGTTGGACGGCTCGTAGACGGGGTTTTGAGAAATAAGCATACGGCGGAAAATGAAATTATGGCGAGATTGTGA